A single Pseudomonas brassicacearum DNA region contains:
- the mnmA gene encoding tRNA 2-thiouridine(34) synthase MnmA, producing the protein MRDPASSNTPKQRVIVGMSGGVDSSVSALLLIEQGYEVEGLFMKNWEEDDGTEYCTAMDDLADAQAVCDKIGIKLHTANFAAEYWDNVFEHFLAEYKAGRTPNPDILCNREIKFKAFLDYAMMLGADLIATGHYVRRRDIDGRTELLKGLDPNKDQSYFLHAVGGEQIAKTLFPVGELEKPEVRAIAEKHQLATAKKKDSTGICFIGERRFSDFLKQYLPAQPGEIKTTEGEVIGRHHGLMYHTIGQRQGLGIGGLKDAGEEPWYVLVKDLEHNELIVGQGNDHPWLFSRALLASDIYWVNPIDLSQPRRLTAKVRYRQSDQPCMLEKTATGYRATFDDPQRAVTPGQSVVFYDGEICLGGGVIEIAEPWSSKA; encoded by the coding sequence ATGCGTGATCCAGCCTCTTCGAACACACCCAAGCAACGCGTCATAGTCGGCATGTCCGGCGGCGTGGACTCTTCCGTTTCCGCCCTACTGCTGATCGAGCAGGGTTATGAGGTGGAAGGCCTGTTCATGAAGAACTGGGAAGAAGACGACGGCACCGAATACTGCACCGCCATGGACGACCTGGCGGACGCCCAGGCCGTGTGCGACAAGATCGGCATCAAGCTGCACACCGCCAACTTCGCCGCCGAGTACTGGGACAACGTGTTCGAGCACTTCCTGGCCGAATACAAGGCCGGCCGCACGCCGAACCCGGACATCCTCTGCAACCGCGAAATCAAGTTCAAGGCGTTCCTCGACTACGCCATGATGCTCGGCGCCGACCTGATCGCCACCGGCCACTACGTGCGTCGCCGCGACATCGACGGCCGCACCGAGCTGCTCAAGGGCCTGGACCCGAACAAGGACCAGAGCTACTTCCTGCATGCCGTCGGCGGTGAGCAGATCGCCAAGACCCTGTTCCCGGTAGGCGAACTGGAAAAGCCTGAAGTGCGCGCGATCGCCGAAAAACACCAGCTCGCCACCGCCAAGAAAAAAGACTCCACCGGGATCTGCTTTATCGGCGAGCGGCGTTTCAGCGACTTCCTCAAGCAATACCTGCCGGCCCAGCCGGGCGAGATCAAGACGACCGAAGGCGAAGTCATCGGCCGTCACCATGGCCTGATGTACCACACCATCGGCCAGCGCCAGGGCCTGGGCATCGGCGGACTGAAAGACGCCGGGGAGGAGCCGTGGTACGTGCTGGTCAAGGACCTGGAGCACAACGAGCTGATCGTCGGCCAGGGCAACGACCATCCCTGGTTGTTTTCCCGCGCCCTGCTCGCCTCCGACATCTATTGGGTCAACCCGATCGACCTCAGCCAACCGCGCCGCCTCACGGCCAAGGTTCGCTACCGCCAGAGCGACCAACCCTGCATGCTGGAAAAAACCGCCACGGGCTATCGCGCGACGTTCGACGACCCACAACGAGCAGTCACACCCGGCCAGTCCGTGGTGTTCTACGACGGGGAAATCTGCCTGGGCGGCGGCGTGATCGAAATCGCAGAGCCCTGGAGCAGCAAGGCATGA
- a CDS encoding arginyltransferase produces MTELARLKFYATQPHSCSYLPEEQATTLFLDPSQPMDVHVYADLSEMGFRRSGDHLYRPHCQHCNACVPARLPVAQFLPNRQQKRIFKRNADLQVRPAKPQFTEEYFDLYQRYIEQRHADGDMYPPSRDQFSTFLVRDLPFSRFYEFRLEGRLMAIAVTDLLPNGLSAVYTFYEPDEERRSLGRFAILWQINEAQRLGLEAVYLGYWIKNCKKMNYKTQYRPIELLINQRWVVLS; encoded by the coding sequence ATGACCGAGTTGGCGCGTTTGAAGTTCTATGCCACTCAGCCCCACTCTTGCAGCTACCTGCCGGAGGAGCAGGCCACCACGCTGTTCCTCGACCCTAGCCAGCCCATGGATGTGCATGTCTACGCAGACCTGTCGGAAATGGGCTTTCGTCGCAGCGGCGATCACCTTTACCGGCCCCATTGCCAACATTGCAACGCCTGCGTCCCGGCGCGCCTTCCCGTGGCGCAATTTTTGCCCAACCGCCAGCAGAAACGCATTTTCAAGCGCAACGCCGACCTGCAGGTCCGCCCGGCCAAGCCGCAATTCACCGAAGAATATTTCGACCTGTACCAGCGCTACATCGAACAACGCCATGCCGATGGCGACATGTACCCGCCCAGTCGGGATCAGTTCTCGACCTTCCTGGTGCGTGACCTGCCGTTTTCCCGCTTCTACGAGTTCCGTCTCGAAGGGCGACTGATGGCCATTGCCGTCACAGACTTGCTGCCCAATGGGCTTTCAGCGGTGTACACCTTCTACGAGCCGGACGAAGAGCGGCGCAGCCTGGGGCGGTTTGCCATCCTTTGGCAAATCAACGAAGCCCAGCGCCTGGGACTGGAGGCGGTGTACTTGGGTTACTGGATCAAAAACTGCAAGAAAATGAACTACAAGACCCAATATCGCCCCATTGAACTGCTGATTAACCAACGGTGGGTGGTCCTGAGTTAG
- the hflD gene encoding high frequency lysogenization protein HflD, protein MTPIQEQLTALGGVFLAAVLVDRIAKTGQASDAGVACMLGSLLVRDPKDTLEVYGGDDLNLREGYRALIGALERDPSALQREPLRYALSMLGLERQLAKRDDLLETIGKRLPQIQSQVEHFGPSHENVVAACGALYQDTLSTLRQRIQVHGDMRNLQQPSNASKIRALLLAGIRSARLWRQLGGHRWQLVVSRRKLLKELYPLMRNE, encoded by the coding sequence ATGACCCCTATCCAGGAACAACTGACGGCATTGGGCGGCGTGTTTCTCGCCGCCGTGCTGGTGGACCGGATCGCCAAGACCGGCCAGGCCAGCGACGCGGGCGTGGCCTGCATGCTCGGCAGCCTGCTGGTTCGCGACCCCAAGGACACCCTGGAAGTCTACGGCGGCGACGACCTGAACCTGCGCGAAGGCTACCGTGCACTGATCGGCGCCCTGGAGCGCGATCCCAGCGCCCTGCAACGCGAACCGCTGCGCTATGCCCTGTCGATGCTGGGCCTTGAGCGCCAGTTGGCCAAGCGCGACGACCTGCTGGAGACCATCGGCAAACGCTTGCCGCAGATCCAGTCCCAGGTCGAGCACTTCGGCCCTTCCCACGAAAACGTCGTCGCGGCCTGCGGCGCGCTGTACCAGGACACCCTGAGCACCTTGCGCCAGCGCATCCAGGTGCATGGCGACATGCGCAACCTGCAGCAACCGAGCAATGCCTCGAAGATCCGTGCCCTTCTGCTGGCCGGGATTCGTTCGGCACGGCTGTGGCGGCAGTTGGGCGGCCATCGCTGGCAGCTGGTGGTCAGCCGACGCAAATTACTTAAAGAGCTTTACCCGTTGATGCGCAACGAATAA
- the clpA gene encoding ATP-dependent Clp protease ATP-binding subunit ClpA translates to MLNRELEVTLNLAFKEARSKRHEFMTVEHLLLALLDNEAAATVLRACGANLDKLKHDLQEFIDSTTPLIPVHDEDRETQPTLGFQRVLQRAVFHVQSSGKREVTGANVLVAIFSEQESQAVFLLKQQSVARIDVVNYIAHGISKVPGHGDHSEGEQDMQDDEGGESSSSGNPLDAYASNLNELARQGRIDPLVGREAEVERVAQILARRRKNNPLLVGEAGVGKTAIAEGLAKRIVDNQVPDLLANSVVYSLDLGALLAGTKYRGDFEKRFKALLGELKKRPQAILFIDEIHTIIGAGAASGGVMDASNLLKPLLSSGDIRCIGSTTFQEFRGIFEKDRALARRFQKVDVSEPSVEDTIGILRGLKGRFELHHNIEYSDEALRAAAELASRYINDRHMPDKAIDVIDEAGAYQRLQPVEKRVKRIEVPQVEDIVAKIARIPPKHVTSSDKELLRNLERDLKLTVFGQDAAIDSLSTAIKLSRAGLKSPDKPVGSFLFAGPTGVGKTEAARQLAKAMGIELVRFDMSEYMERHTVSRLIGAPPGYVGFDQGGLLTEAITKQPHCVLLLDEIEKAHPEVFNLLLQVMDHGTLTDNNGRKADFRNVIIIMTTNAGAETAARASIGFTHQDHSSDAMEVIKKSFTPEFRNRLDTIIQFGRLSHEVIKSVVDKFLTELQAQLEDKRVLLEVTDAARSWLAEGGYDVTMGARPMARLIQDKIKRPLAEEILFGELAEHGGVVHIDIKDGELTFDFETTAEMA, encoded by the coding sequence ATGTTAAACCGCGAGCTCGAAGTCACCCTCAATCTTGCCTTCAAGGAGGCTCGTTCGAAGCGTCATGAATTCATGACCGTCGAACACCTGCTGCTGGCCCTATTGGATAACGAGGCTGCCGCCACCGTTTTGCGTGCCTGCGGCGCGAACCTCGATAAACTCAAGCATGATCTGCAGGAGTTCATCGACTCCACCACGCCACTGATCCCCGTTCATGACGAGGATCGCGAAACCCAGCCAACCCTGGGCTTCCAGCGTGTCCTGCAGCGTGCTGTCTTCCATGTACAGAGCTCGGGCAAGCGTGAAGTCACCGGCGCCAACGTGCTGGTTGCCATCTTCAGCGAGCAGGAAAGCCAGGCGGTGTTCCTGCTCAAGCAGCAGAGCGTGGCGCGTATCGATGTCGTCAACTACATCGCCCATGGCATCTCCAAGGTGCCGGGGCATGGCGATCATTCCGAGGGTGAGCAGGATATGCAGGATGACGAGGGCGGTGAGTCTTCTTCTTCAGGCAACCCATTGGATGCCTATGCCAGCAACCTGAACGAACTGGCACGCCAGGGGCGCATTGACCCGCTGGTCGGGCGCGAAGCGGAAGTCGAGCGTGTTGCCCAGATCCTGGCCCGGCGTCGCAAGAACAACCCATTGCTGGTGGGCGAGGCGGGCGTAGGCAAGACCGCAATCGCCGAAGGCCTGGCCAAGCGCATCGTCGACAACCAGGTGCCGGACCTGCTGGCCAACAGCGTGGTGTATTCCCTCGACCTGGGTGCCTTGCTGGCCGGTACCAAGTACCGCGGCGATTTCGAGAAACGCTTCAAGGCGTTGCTCGGCGAGCTGAAAAAACGTCCGCAAGCGATCCTGTTCATCGACGAAATCCACACCATTATTGGTGCCGGGGCGGCGTCGGGTGGGGTCATGGATGCGTCGAACCTGCTCAAGCCGTTGCTGTCGTCGGGTGATATCCGTTGCATCGGTTCGACCACGTTCCAGGAATTTCGCGGGATCTTCGAGAAAGACCGTGCCCTGGCCCGGCGCTTCCAGAAGGTCGATGTGTCGGAGCCTTCGGTGGAAGACACCATCGGCATCCTGCGCGGCCTGAAAGGGCGTTTCGAGCTGCACCACAATATCGAGTACAGCGATGAAGCCCTGCGCGCTGCGGCTGAGCTGGCCTCGCGCTACATCAACGACCGGCACATGCCGGACAAGGCCATCGACGTCATCGACGAAGCAGGTGCCTACCAGCGTCTGCAACCGGTGGAGAAACGCGTCAAACGCATCGAAGTGCCTCAGGTCGAGGACATCGTGGCGAAAATCGCGCGTATTCCGCCTAAGCATGTCACCAGTTCCGACAAGGAGCTGCTGCGTAACCTGGAGCGTGACCTGAAGCTGACGGTGTTCGGCCAGGACGCGGCTATCGACTCGTTGTCGACCGCCATCAAGCTGTCCCGCGCCGGTCTCAAGTCACCGGACAAACCGGTAGGTTCGTTCCTGTTCGCCGGGCCGACCGGTGTCGGCAAGACCGAGGCGGCACGGCAGTTGGCCAAGGCGATGGGCATCGAACTGGTTCGCTTCGACATGTCCGAGTACATGGAGCGCCACACCGTATCGCGTCTGATCGGTGCGCCTCCGGGCTATGTCGGTTTCGATCAGGGCGGCCTGTTGACCGAAGCCATCACCAAGCAGCCACACTGCGTATTGTTGCTCGACGAAATCGAGAAGGCGCATCCGGAAGTCTTCAACCTGCTCCTGCAGGTCATGGACCACGGTACGCTCACCGATAACAACGGGCGCAAGGCGGACTTCCGCAACGTGATCATCATCATGACCACGAACGCCGGTGCCGAAACCGCTGCTCGTGCTTCGATCGGTTTCACCCATCAGGACCACTCGTCCGATGCGATGGAAGTGATCAAGAAGAGCTTCACGCCTGAGTTCCGCAACCGCCTGGACACCATTATCCAGTTTGGTCGCCTCAGCCATGAAGTCATCAAGAGCGTGGTGGACAAGTTCCTTACCGAACTTCAGGCGCAGCTCGAAGACAAGCGTGTGTTGCTGGAAGTTACCGATGCGGCCCGCAGTTGGCTGGCCGAAGGTGGTTACGACGTGACGATGGGGGCGCGGCCGATGGCTCGCTTGATCCAGGACAAGATCAAGCGTCCGCTGGCCGAGGAAATCCTCTTTGGCGAACTGGCCGAACATGGCGGTGTGGTGCACATCGACATCAAGGACGGCGAGCTGACCTTCGACTTCGAAACCACGGCCGAAATGGCCTGA
- a CDS encoding cold shock domain-containing protein: MSVVKMNGKVKWFNNAKGYGFIIAAGRDDEDLFAHYSAINMEGYKTLKAGQPVTFDVIQGPKGLHAVNIRAVTIEETPAPVQVRVTETH, from the coding sequence ATGTCGGTCGTCAAGATGAATGGCAAGGTGAAATGGTTCAACAATGCCAAGGGCTACGGTTTCATTATCGCAGCCGGCAGGGATGATGAAGACCTTTTCGCCCATTACTCGGCCATCAACATGGAAGGTTACAAAACCCTGAAGGCCGGACAACCTGTGACGTTCGACGTCATCCAGGGACCCAAGGGCCTGCACGCGGTCAACATCAGGGCTGTCACCATCGAAGAAACGCCCGCCCCTGTCCAGGTCAGGGTCACCGAAACCCATTGA
- the icd gene encoding NADP-dependent isocitrate dehydrogenase — protein sequence MGYQKIQVPAVGDKITVNADHSLNVPDNPIIPFIEGDGIGVDISPVMIKVVDAAVQKAYGGKRKISWMEVYAGEKATQVYDQDTWLPQETLDAVKDYVVSIKGPLTTPVGGGIRSLNVALRQQLDLYVCLRPVRWFEGVPSPVKKPGDVDMTIFRENSEDIYAGIEWKAGSAEATKVIKFLKEEMGVTKIRFDEDCGIGIKPVSKQGTQRLARKALQYVVDNDRDSLTIVHKGNIMKFTEGAFKEWAYEVAAEEFGATLLDGGPWMQFKNPKTGKNVVVKDAIADAMLQQILLRPAEYDVIATLNLNGDYLSDALAAEVGGIGIAPGANLSDTVAMFEATHGTAPKYAGKDQVNPGSLILSAEMMLRHMGWTEAADLIIKGTNGAISAKTVTYDFERLMEGAKLVSSSGFGDALISHM from the coding sequence ATGGGGTATCAAAAGATTCAGGTTCCAGCCGTCGGTGACAAAATCACCGTCAATGCAGACCATTCTCTTAATGTTCCCGACAACCCGATCATCCCCTTCATCGAAGGCGACGGCATTGGCGTCGATATCAGTCCGGTCATGATCAAGGTTGTGGACGCTGCGGTTCAGAAGGCCTATGGCGGCAAGCGCAAGATTTCCTGGATGGAAGTCTATGCCGGTGAGAAAGCGACTCAGGTCTATGACCAGGACACCTGGCTGCCCCAGGAAACCCTGGATGCGGTCAAGGATTACGTGGTTTCCATCAAGGGCCCGCTGACCACGCCGGTGGGCGGTGGAATCCGTTCGCTGAACGTGGCCCTGCGCCAGCAGCTCGACCTGTACGTGTGCCTGCGCCCGGTGCGCTGGTTCGAAGGCGTGCCAAGCCCGGTCAAGAAGCCTGGCGACGTGGACATGACGATCTTCCGCGAGAACTCCGAAGACATCTACGCTGGCATCGAGTGGAAGGCCGGTTCGGCCGAAGCCACCAAGGTCATCAAGTTCCTGAAAGAAGAAATGGGCGTGACCAAGATTCGTTTCGACGAGGACTGCGGCATCGGCATCAAGCCGGTTTCCAAGCAGGGCACCCAGCGCCTGGCTCGCAAGGCCTTGCAATATGTTGTCGACAACGACCGCGATTCGCTGACCATCGTGCATAAAGGCAACATCATGAAGTTCACCGAAGGTGCCTTCAAGGAATGGGCCTACGAAGTGGCGGCCGAGGAATTCGGCGCGACCCTGCTCGACGGCGGCCCGTGGATGCAGTTCAAGAACCCCAAGACCGGCAAGAATGTCGTCGTCAAGGACGCCATCGCCGATGCCATGTTGCAGCAGATCCTGCTGCGTCCGGCTGAATATGACGTGATCGCCACCCTGAACCTGAACGGTGACTACCTGTCCGACGCCCTGGCGGCGGAAGTGGGCGGTATCGGTATTGCGCCAGGCGCCAACCTGTCCGACACCGTGGCGATGTTCGAAGCCACCCACGGTACCGCGCCCAAGTATGCCGGCAAGGACCAGGTCAATCCGGGCTCGCTGATCCTGTCGGCGGAAATGATGCTGCGCCACATGGGGTGGACCGAAGCGGCCGACCTGATCATCAAGGGCACCAACGGCGCAATCTCGGCCAAGACCGTGACCTATGACTTCGAACGCCTGATGGAGGGCGCCAAGCTGGTGTCGTCCTCGGGCTTCGGTGATGCCCTGATCTCGCACATGTAA
- the clpS gene encoding ATP-dependent Clp protease adapter ClpS — MHAVSQIRLTFNQDRPDLHDDDSAGIAVQEAKPALQAPPMYKVVLFNDDYTPMDFVVEVLEVFFNLNRELATKVMLAVHTEGRAVCGVFTRDIAETKAMQVNQYARESQHPLLCEIEKDG, encoded by the coding sequence ATGCATGCAGTCAGCCAGATTCGACTAACATTCAATCAGGATCGCCCGGATCTACACGACGACGATTCCGCAGGCATTGCTGTTCAGGAAGCAAAGCCTGCATTACAGGCGCCGCCGATGTACAAGGTGGTTTTGTTCAACGATGACTACACACCGATGGATTTCGTCGTCGAAGTGCTCGAGGTGTTTTTTAACCTGAATCGCGAGCTGGCGACCAAGGTCATGCTGGCCGTCCATACAGAGGGACGGGCAGTATGTGGAGTGTTTACCCGCGACATCGCCGAGACGAAGGCCATGCAGGTCAACCAGTACGCCCGGGAAAGCCAGCATCCGCTACTCTGTGAAATCGAGAAGGACGGTTAA
- a CDS encoding NADP-dependent isocitrate dehydrogenase, giving the protein MPTRSKIIYTFTDEAPALATYSLLPIVEAFTASADIAVETRDISLAGRILASFPEQLGDKAVADHLAELGDLAVTPEANIIKLPNISASVPQLQAAIKELQAQGYALPDYPETVTSDAEKDARARYDKIKGSAVNPVLREGNSDRRAPLSVKNYARKHPHKMGAWAADSKSHVAHMSNGDFYGSEKAALIDAAGSVKIELIAQDGTATVLKEKTTVQAGEILDCAVMSKNALREFIAAEIEDAKQKGVLLSVHLKATMMKVSDPIMFGQIVAEFYKDALAKHAQVLEQIGFNLNNGIGDLYARIKALPAEKQAQIEADIQAVYAARPSLAMVNSDKGITNLHVPSDVIVDASMPAMIRDSGKMWGTDGQLHDTKAVIPDRCYATIYQAVIEDCKQHGAFDPTTMGSVPNVGLMAKKAEEYGSHDKTFQIKVDGVVRVSDNNGRTLLEQGVEAGDIFRMCQTKDAPIQDWVKLAVNRARASSTPAIFWLDPMRAHDGVVIEKVQTYLKDYDTAGLDIRIMSPVDAMKFTLARTREGKDTISVTGNVLRDYLTDLFPIMELGTSAKMLSIVPLMNGGGLFETGAGGSAPKHVQQLLEENFLRWDSLGEFLALAASLEHLGVTYNNPKALVLAKTLDQATGEFLDRNKSPSRKVGGIDNRGSHFYLTLFWAQALAAQDDDAALKAQFTSLAKTLTDSEEKIVAELNAVQGKPMDIGGYYFANPELTSKAMRPSNTFNAAIAALV; this is encoded by the coding sequence ATGCCCACCCGCTCGAAGATCATCTATACCTTCACCGACGAAGCGCCCGCCCTCGCCACCTATTCGCTGCTGCCGATCGTCGAAGCCTTTACCGCTTCGGCCGATATCGCCGTGGAAACCCGCGATATCTCCCTCGCAGGGCGCATCCTGGCCAGCTTCCCCGAGCAACTGGGTGACAAAGCCGTAGCCGACCACCTCGCCGAATTGGGCGACCTGGCCGTTACGCCTGAAGCCAACATCATCAAGCTGCCGAACATCAGCGCCTCGGTGCCGCAACTGCAGGCCGCGATCAAGGAATTGCAGGCCCAGGGCTACGCACTGCCGGACTACCCGGAAACCGTGACCAGCGATGCCGAGAAAGACGCTCGTGCCCGCTACGACAAGATCAAGGGCAGCGCCGTGAACCCGGTCCTGCGCGAAGGCAACTCCGACCGTCGCGCGCCGCTGTCGGTCAAGAACTACGCCCGCAAGCACCCGCACAAGATGGGCGCCTGGGCAGCGGACTCCAAGTCCCACGTTGCCCACATGAGCAACGGCGATTTCTACGGCAGCGAAAAAGCCGCCCTGATCGACGCCGCCGGCAGCGTGAAAATCGAGCTGATCGCCCAGGACGGCACTGCCACTGTCCTGAAGGAAAAAACCACCGTACAAGCCGGTGAGATCCTCGACTGCGCCGTGATGAGCAAAAACGCCCTGCGCGAGTTCATCGCCGCTGAAATCGAAGACGCCAAGCAAAAGGGCGTCCTGCTGTCGGTTCACCTCAAGGCCACCATGATGAAGGTCTCCGACCCGATCATGTTCGGCCAGATCGTTGCCGAGTTCTATAAAGACGCCCTGGCCAAGCACGCCCAAGTGCTGGAACAGATCGGCTTCAACCTGAACAACGGCATCGGCGACCTCTACGCTCGCATCAAGGCCCTGCCGGCCGAGAAGCAGGCGCAGATCGAAGCCGATATCCAGGCGGTCTACGCAGCACGCCCATCCCTGGCGATGGTCAACTCCGACAAAGGCATCACCAACCTGCACGTGCCGAGCGACGTCATCGTCGACGCCTCGATGCCGGCCATGATCCGTGACTCCGGCAAGATGTGGGGCACCGACGGCCAGTTGCACGACACCAAGGCCGTGATCCCGGATCGCTGCTACGCCACCATCTACCAGGCGGTGATCGAAGACTGCAAGCAACACGGCGCCTTCGACCCCACCACCATGGGCAGCGTGCCAAACGTTGGCCTGATGGCCAAGAAAGCCGAAGAGTACGGTTCCCACGACAAGACCTTCCAGATCAAGGTCGACGGCGTGGTGCGTGTTTCGGACAACAATGGTCGCACCCTGCTGGAGCAGGGCGTCGAAGCTGGCGACATCTTCCGCATGTGCCAGACCAAGGACGCGCCGATCCAGGACTGGGTCAAACTGGCCGTCAACCGTGCCCGCGCCAGCAGCACCCCAGCGATCTTCTGGCTGGACCCGATGCGCGCCCATGACGGCGTCGTGATCGAGAAAGTCCAGACTTACCTGAAGGACTACGACACTGCCGGCCTGGACATCCGCATCATGTCGCCGGTCGACGCGATGAAGTTCACCCTGGCCCGCACCCGCGAGGGCAAGGACACCATCTCGGTGACCGGCAACGTACTGCGCGACTACCTGACCGACCTGTTCCCGATCATGGAACTGGGCACCAGTGCCAAGATGCTGTCGATCGTGCCACTGATGAACGGCGGTGGCCTGTTCGAAACCGGCGCCGGCGGCTCGGCCCCCAAGCACGTGCAGCAATTGCTGGAAGAAAACTTCCTGCGCTGGGATTCCCTGGGCGAGTTCCTGGCCCTGGCCGCGTCCCTCGAGCACCTGGGCGTAACCTACAACAACCCGAAAGCCCTGGTGCTGGCCAAGACCCTGGACCAGGCTACCGGTGAGTTCCTGGACCGCAACAAGTCGCCTTCGCGCAAGGTCGGCGGCATCGACAACCGCGGCAGCCACTTCTACCTGACCCTGTTCTGGGCCCAGGCACTGGCCGCTCAAGACGACGACGCAGCCCTCAAGGCTCAGTTCACTTCCCTGGCCAAGACATTGACCGACAGCGAAGAAAAAATCGTTGCCGAACTCAATGCCGTGCAAGGCAAGCCCATGGACATCGGCGGTTACTACTTCGCCAACCCGGAGCTGACCAGCAAGGCCATGCGCCCAAGCAACACCTTCAACGCGGCGATTGCTGCGCTGGTGTAA
- the aat gene encoding leucyl/phenylalanyl-tRNA--protein transferase → MLTWLQRNSFEFPPLAKAMRDPNGLLAAGGDLSADRLIQAYRHGCFPWFSEGQPILWWSPDPRTVLFPDELHVSRSLGKLLRKQRYEVTFDQDFAAVIQACAAPRDYAEGTWITEAMQTAYLELHRRGFAHSVEVWDQGVLVGGLYGLAMGQLFFGESMFSRADNASKFGFAMLVQHLKAAGFVLIDCQMPTEHLHSLGARSIPRTEFAGYLKAHLDQPNHATWVC, encoded by the coding sequence ATGCTGACCTGGTTACAACGCAACAGCTTCGAATTCCCGCCACTGGCAAAAGCCATGCGCGATCCCAACGGGTTACTGGCCGCCGGTGGCGATCTGTCCGCCGACCGGCTGATCCAGGCCTATCGCCACGGCTGCTTCCCATGGTTTTCCGAGGGGCAACCGATCCTCTGGTGGTCGCCAGACCCGCGCACGGTACTGTTTCCCGACGAACTGCACGTATCCCGCAGCCTGGGCAAACTGCTGCGCAAGCAGCGCTATGAAGTGACGTTCGACCAGGATTTTGCGGCAGTCATCCAGGCCTGCGCCGCGCCGCGGGATTATGCCGAGGGCACCTGGATCACCGAGGCCATGCAAACCGCCTATCTGGAACTGCACCGCCGCGGCTTCGCCCATTCGGTGGAAGTGTGGGACCAAGGGGTATTGGTGGGCGGCCTGTATGGCTTGGCCATGGGGCAGCTGTTTTTTGGCGAGTCCATGTTCAGCCGGGCCGACAATGCGTCCAAATTTGGCTTCGCGATGCTGGTCCAACACCTCAAGGCCGCCGGTTTCGTGCTGATCGACTGCCAGATGCCCACCGAGCACCTGCACAGCCTGGGCGCCCGCTCGATACCACGGACTGAGTTTGCTGGCTATCTCAAGGCCCATCTGGATCAACCCAACCACGCGACCTGGGTTTGCTGA
- a CDS encoding NUDIX hydrolase, translating to MNWQPHITVATIVEDHGRFLMVEESKAGRAVLNQPAGHLDPDETLTEAAVRETLEETGWDVEPTAVVGIYLYTAPSNGVTYQRVCFAAKALKHNPERPLDDGILGAKWLTRDELLEQREHWRSELIIRCIDDYLAGHCHSLSLIRPSL from the coding sequence ATGAACTGGCAACCCCACATCACCGTCGCCACCATCGTCGAAGACCACGGCCGCTTCCTGATGGTGGAAGAATCCAAGGCCGGACGCGCAGTCCTCAACCAGCCCGCCGGCCACCTTGACCCGGACGAAACCCTGACCGAAGCCGCCGTGCGCGAAACCCTGGAAGAAACCGGCTGGGACGTCGAACCCACGGCCGTGGTGGGCATATATCTGTACACCGCCCCCAGCAACGGCGTGACCTACCAAAGGGTCTGCTTCGCCGCCAAGGCCTTGAAACACAACCCTGAACGGCCGCTGGACGACGGCATCCTCGGCGCCAAATGGCTGACCCGCGACGAACTCCTCGAGCAGCGCGAGCACTGGCGCAGCGAGCTGATCATCCGCTGCATCGACGATTATCTGGCCGGCCACTGCCACAGCCTGTCACTGATCCGCCCTTCTCTTTAG
- the infA gene encoding translation initiation factor IF-1 produces MSKEDSFEMEGTVVDTLPNTMFRVELENGHVVTAHISGKMRKNYIRILTGDKVRVELTPYDLSKGRITYRAR; encoded by the coding sequence ATGTCGAAAGAAGACAGCTTCGAAATGGAAGGCACTGTCGTCGACACCCTGCCCAACACCATGTTTCGTGTGGAGTTGGAAAATGGGCACGTCGTAACCGCGCATATCTCCGGCAAGATGCGCAAGAACTACATTCGTATTCTTACCGGTGACAAAGTGCGCGTCGAGCTGACGCCCTATGACTTGAGCAAAGGGCGCATCACTTACCGCGCTCGCTAA